In one Geovibrio ferrireducens genomic region, the following are encoded:
- the era gene encoding GTPase Era has protein sequence MSETYKSGFVSILGRPNVGKSTLINSLIGEKIAIVSNKPQTTRTNIQGIKTGDDYQIVFIDTPGYHKAKDTLNRLMVQQAADSIDMADILFLMVQADEHMGPEFKNLVKILEASKAKKFLVINKLDIFKKEKAFLLAEKLFPLLDFAEVVPISARTGKNVDLLLELAVKHLPEGMPMFDSEEITTVPEKMLIAEYVREQVFEQLQDELPYRIVVETESVEDTEDGRMEISASIIVDRESHKGMVIGKQGARLKEIGTKARINLEKFFGVKIHLALWVKIRNDWADKNEFLRIQGLR, from the coding sequence ATGTCCGAAACATATAAATCAGGGTTTGTTTCCATTCTGGGCAGACCCAATGTGGGTAAATCCACACTGATTAACAGCCTAATAGGCGAGAAGATAGCAATAGTTTCAAACAAACCCCAGACAACCAGAACAAACATTCAGGGGATAAAAACAGGTGACGACTACCAGATAGTTTTCATAGACACGCCCGGCTATCACAAGGCGAAGGACACCCTTAACAGGCTTATGGTGCAGCAGGCGGCTGATTCCATTGATATGGCGGATATTCTCTTCCTCATGGTTCAGGCGGATGAGCATATGGGGCCTGAGTTTAAAAACCTTGTGAAAATCCTTGAGGCTTCAAAGGCGAAGAAGTTTCTTGTTATCAATAAGCTTGATATATTCAAAAAGGAAAAGGCCTTTCTGCTGGCTGAAAAACTGTTCCCCCTGCTTGACTTTGCGGAGGTTGTACCCATAAGCGCACGCACAGGGAAAAATGTTGATCTGCTTCTTGAGCTTGCTGTGAAGCATCTGCCGGAAGGCATGCCGATGTTCGACAGTGAGGAGATAACGACAGTCCCCGAAAAAATGCTTATTGCAGAGTATGTAAGGGAGCAGGTGTTCGAGCAGCTTCAGGATGAGCTCCCCTACCGCATAGTGGTGGAAACAGAATCCGTGGAGGACACGGAGGACGGACGCATGGAGATAAGCGCGTCCATCATTGTTGACCGCGAAAGCCACAAGGGGATGGTGATCGGAAAGCAGGGCGCACGCCTTAAAGAGATTGGAACGAAAGCAAGAATAAATCTGGAGAAGTTTTTCGGAGTCAAAATTCATCTTGCATTATGGGTTAAGATTCGTAATGATTGGGCAGACAAGAATGAATTTTTGAGAATACAAGGACTCCGGTAG
- a CDS encoding hemolysin family protein, protein METDSILFQSVSIFVCLLFSGFFSGSETALTSLSEMKVRHMIEENPKAKILELWLYHPNKVLNTILIGNNVVNILGSVLAADMARRIFGDAQIAAVTGIMTLMVLIFGEITPKTFAKHNAEAMAIALMRILKLFYTVLFPATYVMNKFVVAMIKLSGGKLDKKPQITEEELEFIINVGEKEGVLENGQKEMLQNIFELGDMSIKEIMVPRRDIIAVNVNEGFDSIMDKVVENEFSRLPVYEETIDKIIGILNAKDLLVFTREDISKFDLRSMLRAPYFIPGTKKIDTMLTEFQKTRNHMAIVLDEYGGVAGLLTLENVLEEIVGDIYDEYDEDEQADIEVEQTDTDTYVLDAMMDIDDFCEEFDIEKTEEMEKYETLAGLVYDLAGKVPEQGDSYIFGGRTLTVLEIEDRKICKIEMKKIQDNPVADDVEV, encoded by the coding sequence TTGGAAACTGACAGTATACTGTTTCAGTCGGTCTCAATATTCGTTTGTCTTTTGTTTTCAGGTTTTTTCTCAGGCAGCGAAACTGCCCTGACCTCGCTCAGCGAGATGAAGGTCAGGCACATGATAGAAGAAAATCCTAAAGCTAAAATCCTTGAACTTTGGCTTTATCACCCAAACAAGGTTCTCAACACCATCCTCATCGGCAATAATGTTGTTAACATTCTGGGTTCTGTTCTGGCGGCTGATATGGCCAGACGGATATTCGGTGATGCGCAGATTGCCGCAGTAACCGGAATTATGACCTTGATGGTTCTCATATTCGGTGAAATTACTCCTAAAACCTTTGCCAAGCACAATGCGGAAGCGATGGCTATTGCCCTTATGCGCATTCTGAAACTGTTTTATACAGTTCTATTTCCTGCTACATATGTAATGAACAAGTTTGTTGTGGCGATGATTAAACTTTCCGGCGGCAAGCTGGATAAAAAGCCGCAGATCACGGAAGAGGAGCTTGAGTTCATCATCAACGTGGGCGAAAAGGAAGGAGTGCTGGAGAACGGACAGAAGGAGATGCTCCAGAACATATTCGAACTGGGTGACATGAGCATTAAAGAGATTATGGTTCCCAGAAGAGATATAATAGCAGTGAATGTTAATGAAGGCTTTGACAGTATAATGGATAAGGTTGTGGAAAACGAATTTTCACGTCTTCCTGTTTATGAGGAAACCATAGATAAAATCATAGGCATACTGAACGCTAAGGATCTGCTTGTGTTCACCAGAGAGGACATATCGAAGTTTGACCTCCGCAGCATGCTCCGTGCGCCTTACTTTATCCCCGGTACGAAAAAGATAGATACCATGCTCACCGAGTTCCAGAAAACACGTAACCACATGGCAATAGTGCTTGATGAATACGGCGGCGTGGCGGGGCTTCTCACCCTTGAAAACGTACTTGAGGAGATAGTGGGCGATATATACGATGAATATGATGAGGACGAGCAGGCGGATATTGAGGTTGAGCAGACGGATACGGATACTTACGTTCTGGATGCGATGATGGATATTGACGATTTCTGCGAAGAGTTCGATATTGAAAAGACGGAAGAGATGGAAAAATATGAAACTCTCGCCGGGCTTGTGTACGACCTTGCGGGCAAAGTGCCTGAACAGGGTGATTCATACATCTTCGGCGGCCGGACTCTCACTGTGCTTGAGATAGAAGACCGTAAAATATGCAAAATAGAAATGAAAAAGATACAGGATAATCCTGTGGCAGATGACGTGGAGGTCTGA
- the ybeY gene encoding rRNA maturation RNase YbeY encodes MADVLLTDKTDSGFDVEFLKKISLEVFAFAEAAFEDAEISVLITDDAEIRSLNAAYRQKDYATDVLSFPMAEYPLDDGGMLGDIVISIDTAKRQAQENEIELAREFAFLYIHGLLHLLGFDHETSEEDEKEMFDMQEEILRKLIGDGLVP; translated from the coding sequence ATGGCGGATGTTCTTCTTACTGATAAAACAGACAGCGGCTTTGACGTTGAGTTTCTGAAAAAAATCTCCCTTGAGGTATTTGCTTTCGCTGAGGCGGCTTTTGAGGATGCGGAAATTTCCGTTCTCATTACGGATGATGCGGAGATCCGCTCACTGAACGCCGCCTACAGGCAGAAGGATTATGCCACTGATGTGCTTTCTTTCCCGATGGCTGAGTATCCGCTGGATGACGGCGGAATGCTGGGGGATATTGTCATCTCCATTGATACCGCAAAGAGGCAGGCGCAGGAAAATGAAATAGAGCTTGCAAGGGAGTTTGCTTTTCTGTATATTCACGGCCTTCTTCATCTTCTGGGGTTTGACCATGAAACATCCGAAGAGGACGAGAAAGAAATGTTTGATATGCAAGAGGAAATTCTGCGTAAGCTTATTGGGGACGGTCTTGTTCCCTAA